Proteins found in one Quercus robur chromosome 2, dhQueRobu3.1, whole genome shotgun sequence genomic segment:
- the LOC126713869 gene encoding uncharacterized protein LOC126713869 isoform X1, whose amino-acid sequence MEKKEEQQELEDERREAAIASTPSLQPNFKPKRGITQAQLSKFQELHMRRLQIKSKSKIKKKSRGTAVGSDRSHSKDLNVHDSVVEDSTIAIEESSISNSESHINKNSSFVRQSNVAAPFASKKHQKLHWGLDTKERWERKANM is encoded by the exons atggagaagaaagaagagcaGCAGGAATTAGAAGACGAGAGAAGGGAAGCAGCAATAGCTTCAACCCCATCTCTTCAACCCAATTTCAAGCCCAAACGAGGCATAACTCAAGCCCAGCTTTCCAAGTTCCAA GAATTGCACATGAGGCGTTTGCAAATAAAGTCAAAATCAAAGATTAAGAAGAAATCAAGAG GGACTGCAGTTGGAAGTGACAGATCACATAGCAAAGACCTCAATGTCCATGACTCTGTGGTTGAAGATTCAACTATAGCAATTGAGGAGTCAAGTATTTCCAACTCTGAAAGCCACATTAACAAAAACAGTTCCTTCGTAAGGCAGAGCAATGTAGCTGCTCCTTTTGCATCAAAGAAGCACCAGAAGCTACATTGGGG GCTTGACACAAAGGAAAGGTGGGAAAGGAAAGCTAACATGTAG
- the LOC126713869 gene encoding uncharacterized protein LOC126713869 isoform X2: MEKKEEQQELEDERREAAIASTPSLQPNFKPKRGITQAQLSKFQELHMRRLQIKSKSKIKKKSRVGSDRSHSKDLNVHDSVVEDSTIAIEESSISNSESHINKNSSFVRQSNVAAPFASKKHQKLHWGLDTKERWERKANM; encoded by the exons atggagaagaaagaagagcaGCAGGAATTAGAAGACGAGAGAAGGGAAGCAGCAATAGCTTCAACCCCATCTCTTCAACCCAATTTCAAGCCCAAACGAGGCATAACTCAAGCCCAGCTTTCCAAGTTCCAA GAATTGCACATGAGGCGTTTGCAAATAAAGTCAAAATCAAAGATTAAGAAGAAATCAAGAG TTGGAAGTGACAGATCACATAGCAAAGACCTCAATGTCCATGACTCTGTGGTTGAAGATTCAACTATAGCAATTGAGGAGTCAAGTATTTCCAACTCTGAAAGCCACATTAACAAAAACAGTTCCTTCGTAAGGCAGAGCAATGTAGCTGCTCCTTTTGCATCAAAGAAGCACCAGAAGCTACATTGGGG GCTTGACACAAAGGAAAGGTGGGAAAGGAAAGCTAACATGTAG